From Calditrichota bacterium, the proteins below share one genomic window:
- a CDS encoding OmpA family protein, translating to MKKHTILLRRILFFAVFCAFVLFQLNVFGQDITGSFGISGFGSMVKMVGGSVDRSTIDQWAGTQFRYGYSNLIMLNGSLGYGWVRARDPQGSQFVSVGGFKTLLVPMNFSAQYFFRSDSRLRTYLTAGAGMTLWAIRKMGSNTSALSLGKAVGGNELTLTFLGGAGIEYFISPRYSVRCGFQYHQLIKGNEDTIGFGDDGNDGIIELTLGFSHFWRTYRDFDRDNIDDRYDLDPLHPEDVDGFQDDDGAPDYDNDGDGIPDIMDGAPNQAEDIDGFQDDDGIPDPDNDNDGIPDIEDKCPNTPEDIDQFDDSDGCPDYDNDGDGIPDSLDQCPNWPEDFNDYQDEDGCPDEKPQAEALKIGEKIVSTEIRFYPANQALRPESFIIVDKIFNLLNQYPDMEIEIRSHTDTMGAPHINLRLSRQRAESIKDYLVKRGIQPSRITALGFGGTNPVADNKTPEGRAANRRIEFVRVK from the coding sequence ATGAAAAAACACACCATTTTATTGCGCCGCATTTTGTTTTTTGCCGTTTTTTGTGCATTTGTTCTTTTTCAATTAAATGTCTTCGGACAGGACATCACAGGAAGTTTCGGCATCAGCGGTTTTGGCAGCATGGTCAAAATGGTCGGCGGATCTGTGGATCGGTCAACTATTGATCAGTGGGCGGGTACGCAATTTCGTTATGGCTATTCGAATTTAATCATGTTGAACGGTTCGCTGGGCTACGGCTGGGTGCGTGCGCGAGACCCGCAGGGATCACAATTTGTCTCAGTCGGCGGGTTCAAAACGCTGCTGGTACCGATGAATTTTTCCGCCCAGTACTTTTTTCGGTCAGATTCGCGCCTGCGCACTTATTTGACTGCCGGCGCCGGGATGACCTTGTGGGCGATTCGAAAAATGGGCTCTAACACGTCCGCGCTTTCCCTCGGGAAGGCAGTCGGCGGAAATGAATTGACGCTCACTTTCCTTGGCGGGGCAGGAATCGAATATTTCATTTCACCGCGCTATTCCGTGAGGTGCGGTTTTCAATATCACCAACTCATCAAGGGAAACGAAGACACAATCGGTTTCGGCGACGACGGGAACGATGGCATTATTGAGCTCACGCTGGGCTTTAGTCATTTTTGGCGAACATATCGCGACTTCGACAGAGACAATATCGATGACCGCTACGATTTGGATCCTCTGCACCCGGAAGACGTCGACGGTTTTCAGGATGACGATGGCGCTCCGGATTACGACAATGACGGCGACGGCATCCCGGACATCATGGACGGCGCACCGAATCAAGCGGAGGATATCGACGGTTTTCAGGACGACGACGGAATCCCCGATCCTGACAATGATAACGACGGCATTCCTGACATCGAAGACAAATGTCCTAACACGCCGGAAGATATCGACCAGTTCGATGATTCCGATGGCTGCCCGGATTACGACAATGACGGCGACGGCATCCCGGATTCGCTGGACCAATGTCCCAACTGGCCCGAAGATTTCAATGATTATCAGGATGAAGACGGCTGCCCGGACGAAAAACCGCAAGCCGAAGCGCTGAAAATCGGGGAAAAGATTGTTTCAACGGAAATTCGTTTTTATCCTGCCAACCAGGCACTGCGTCCCGAATCGTTCATTATTGTCGACAAAATTTTCAATCTGTTAAATCAGTATCCGGATATGGAAATTGAAATTCGCTCTCACACAGATACTATGGGCGCCCCGCACATCAACCTTCGCCTCTCTCGCCAGCGCGCCGAATCGATCAAAGATTATTTAGTGAAACGCGGAATTCAGCCGTCGCGCATCACAGCGCTCGGTTTTGGCGGCACAAATCCGGTGGCAGACAACAAAACGCCCGAGGGCAGAGCGGCAAATCGGAGGATTGAATTTGTGAGGGTGAAATAG